Proteins from a single region of Deltaproteobacteria bacterium:
- a CDS encoding HEPN domain-containing protein, which translates to MTLRDVSKVVKYWLESAEHDLEMARALFHTGKYDYCLFLCHLSLEKLLKAMVTRAIKDHPPYTHNLLYLAAKTNLQLSKAQIELLDQINKFNMEARYPEDLQAFYKKVDKIYSRKYLEATKEIWKWFRKKSEM; encoded by the coding sequence ATGACGCTGAGAGATGTTTCCAAAGTGGTGAAGTATTGGCTCGAATCAGCGGAGCATGATCTGGAAATGGCTCGTGCCCTGTTTCACACGGGAAAATATGATTATTGTCTTTTTTTATGTCATCTTTCCCTCGAAAAATTGTTAAAAGCCATGGTTACGCGTGCCATCAAAGATCATCCTCCTTACACGCACAATTTACTCTATCTCGCGGCCAAAACAAATTTGCAACTTTCCAAGGCTCAAATTGAATTGCTCGACCAGATAAACAAATTTAATATGGAAGCGCGCTACCCGGAAGATTTGCAGGCCTTTTACAAAAAAGTGGATAAAATTTATTCCAGAAAATATCTGGAAGCCACAAAAGAGATTTGGAAATGGTTCCGAAAAAAATCAGAAATGTAG
- a CDS encoding undecaprenyl-diphosphate phosphatase, which translates to MLTWYKAIVLGFIQGATEFFPVSSSAHLVIAQNWMGIRESAQTMAAFDVSLHVGTLVAAILFFRWDLAWLIGVWIKPWRAKLKTKQIPTVVKESSARRLGGLVILGIIPVCFVGVFFHQFFEDLFSDTMMVALFLLITGAIINATRKVQNNTVLLENIIFKQALLIGIAQIFSILPGISRSGTSISAGLFVKLNPESSFRFSFFMMIPIVGGAVILELRHLSHMAPPMILSAFLGAVMAGFVGYNCIGLMLRWMRQGKFANFAYYCWTLGTLVILKEMFF; encoded by the coding sequence ATGTTAACTTGGTACAAAGCGATTGTTCTTGGTTTCATTCAGGGGGCCACGGAATTTTTTCCGGTCTCCAGCTCCGCGCATCTTGTCATCGCGCAAAATTGGATGGGGATTCGGGAATCGGCGCAAACAATGGCCGCTTTCGATGTCTCTTTGCATGTGGGAACTTTAGTTGCGGCAATCCTTTTTTTCCGCTGGGATCTGGCGTGGCTTATTGGAGTCTGGATCAAACCGTGGCGCGCGAAATTAAAAACAAAACAGATTCCCACTGTCGTCAAAGAATCGTCCGCGAGGCGTTTGGGAGGGTTGGTGATTCTGGGAATTATTCCGGTTTGTTTTGTCGGAGTCTTTTTTCATCAATTTTTTGAAGATCTTTTTTCCGATACCATGATGGTGGCTTTGTTTCTGCTCATCACCGGAGCCATCATCAATGCCACACGCAAAGTGCAGAACAATACGGTGCTCCTTGAAAATATTATCTTCAAACAAGCACTCCTCATCGGGATCGCACAAATTTTTTCAATCCTTCCCGGAATTTCAAGATCCGGCACCAGCATCTCCGCGGGACTTTTTGTGAAACTCAACCCCGAATCGTCTTTCCGTTTTTCATTCTTCATGATGATTCCAATTGTTGGCGGCGCGGTCATTTTAGAATTGCGCCACTTATCCCACATGGCACCCCCCATGATTTTGTCAGCGTTTTTGGGCGCCGTGATGGCCGGTTTTGTCGGCTATAATTGCATTGGACTCATGCTCCGCTGGATGCGTCAGGGAAAATTCGCAAACTTCGCCTACTATTGCTGGACTCTTGGCACTCTCGTCATTCTCAAAGAGATGTTTTTTTAG
- a CDS encoding response regulator, whose protein sequence is MNKKYKILIADDDVDMVDMLKMRLEEEGFDTLVAHEGVRVIELAQKEKPDLIILDLMMPVGSGHSVLNNLRFNDVTRDIPVIILTGVDKPNLEKEKRAMGVEDYIRKPYETVSLTNRIRTILSQKQTRQKK, encoded by the coding sequence ATGAATAAAAAATACAAAATCCTGATTGCTGATGATGATGTTGACATGGTTGACATGCTAAAAATGAGGTTGGAAGAAGAGGGATTCGATACGCTTGTTGCTCACGAAGGTGTGCGTGTTATTGAGCTGGCCCAAAAAGAAAAACCGGATTTGATTATATTAGATCTGATGATGCCTGTCGGAAGTGGACACTCTGTTTTGAATAATCTCAGATTCAACGATGTAACAAGGGATATTCCAGTCATCATATTGACGGGAGTGGACAAACCAAATTTGGAAAAGGAAAAGAGGGCCATGGGGGTGGAGGATTATATCCGGAAACCCTATGAGACTGTTTCCCTTACCAACAGAATCCGCACAATCCTTTCCCAAAAACAAACAAGGCAAAAGAAATAA
- the vanZ gene encoding VanZ family protein, translating to MPLTRRKAWGFVGAYVALVYAGLYFTPFLGLYLSKRNALGSFVGWTYALSALFLIYFLYFKLKIRKAEAYGLLLGLGILFQGAIQRMEETLDRLHFLEYGLLYLLIYLAFRFSSDGIVLIGRTIILCSLFALGDEGLQGLLPNRMAEWHDVLINISACYLAAGVVFVACKYRDLHDGKRR from the coding sequence ATGCCACTAACGCGCAGAAAAGCTTGGGGGTTTGTCGGCGCCTATGTGGCTTTGGTTTACGCGGGTCTCTATTTCACGCCGTTTCTCGGCCTTTATCTTTCCAAAAGAAATGCGTTGGGTTCTTTTGTCGGATGGACCTATGCATTGAGTGCTCTTTTTCTTATCTATTTTCTTTATTTCAAATTGAAAATTCGCAAGGCGGAGGCTTACGGCCTTCTGCTCGGTTTGGGTATATTGTTTCAAGGCGCCATACAAAGAATGGAAGAGACCTTGGATCGCCTTCATTTTCTGGAATACGGTTTGCTTTATCTTTTGATTTATCTTGCCTTTCGTTTTTCCTCTGATGGGATTGTTTTGATCGGACGCACCATTATACTTTGTTCTTTGTTTGCATTGGGGGATGAAGGACTTCAGGGCCTGTTACCGAACCGTATGGCAGAATGGCATGATGTCCTCATTAATATCTCCGCCTGCTATCTGGCGGCGGGAGTGGTGTTTGTTGCGTGTAAATACAGGGATCTTCATGACGGAAAGAGGCGATAA
- a CDS encoding ABC transporter permease codes for MFFRKVWGFFKRDMLEAFSYKTSFFFEGIGIFANIFTFFFVAKIVGNASPLLQAYGSYFPFVLIGIAFAGFQSIALNSFASVVQKEQGAGTLEAILITPTRLGDVIFSGALWDLGFATLKVLAYLLIGGLFLGVDLSHINVVSAVVVLVLTVTALAGLGLFSAGFALVLKRGDPVNYFFNGISRFLSGVYFPVSILPLWVQKFSLFIPLTYSLEAMRMALLEGKNIFALQQEIICLLLFSAFFLPSGFLFFGWAINRAKKTGSLGFY; via the coding sequence ATGTTTTTCAGAAAAGTCTGGGGTTTTTTTAAAAGAGATATGTTGGAAGCCTTCAGTTACAAGACCTCCTTTTTCTTTGAGGGGATCGGGATATTTGCAAATATCTTTACCTTCTTTTTTGTTGCCAAAATCGTTGGCAATGCCAGTCCTCTGCTTCAGGCCTACGGATCTTATTTCCCTTTTGTCCTCATTGGCATTGCGTTTGCCGGCTTCCAATCCATCGCCCTGAATAGCTTTGCCAGTGTCGTTCAAAAAGAACAGGGGGCGGGAACGCTTGAAGCCATTCTCATTACCCCGACACGGTTGGGAGACGTTATTTTTTCAGGCGCCCTCTGGGATTTGGGTTTCGCCACTCTCAAAGTGTTGGCCTATCTTTTGATTGGCGGTCTTTTTTTGGGAGTGGATTTATCGCACATTAATGTTGTTTCCGCGGTTGTTGTTCTTGTTTTGACAGTGACGGCGTTGGCGGGCTTGGGTTTGTTTTCAGCCGGCTTTGCATTGGTTTTGAAGAGGGGAGATCCCGTGAATTATTTTTTCAATGGTATCTCCCGTTTTCTCTCCGGCGTTTATTTTCCCGTTTCCATTCTTCCGCTGTGGGTTCAAAAATTTTCTTTGTTCATTCCTCTGACCTATTCTCTGGAAGCGATGCGCATGGCGCTTCTGGAGGGAAAAAATATTTTTGCACTGCAACAGGAAATAATCTGTCTGCTTCTGTTTTCCGCGTTCTTCCTTCCATCGGGTTTTTTGTTTTTCGGATGGGCCATAAATCGGGCGAAAAAAACGGGCAGTTTGGGGTTTTATTGA